Proteins encoded together in one Nitrospirota bacterium window:
- the nrfD gene encoding NrfD/PsrC family molybdoenzyme membrane anchor subunit, translated as MYALLKNFFTVLKHMAKGDKWYYSWLAFLSFFIIVGVASYIRQLNTGLILTAMRDQVSWGFYISNFTFLVGVAAAAVLLVVPAYIYNFKPIKEIVLFGELLAVTAITMCILFILVDMGRPERVWHLMPIIGTMNFPSSLLAWDVLVLNGYLAINFLISFYVLYKMSHSKEYSIQLIKPLILISIPWAISIHTVTAFLYNGLSARPFWNASILAPRFIASALSSGPALMIIIFQIVRKVSRIEIDNKAIFKIAELIAYAIGLNLFLFGAEFFKEFYSGSIHLAPMEYLYFGLHGKTALVPWMWSALIFNITAFLIFLSPTARENFLTLNIACVLIIAGVYIEKGMGLVVPGFVPGVLGEIYEYSPSWTEKSITLGIWATGAMLYTLLLKFAMPIYTGELRFLSKTGK; from the coding sequence TTACAGTTTTAAAACATATGGCAAAAGGTGACAAGTGGTACTATAGCTGGCTCGCTTTCCTGTCGTTTTTCATCATCGTGGGAGTTGCATCCTATATAAGACAGCTTAACACCGGGCTGATCCTGACTGCCATGAGGGATCAGGTCTCCTGGGGGTTCTATATATCAAACTTCACATTCCTTGTCGGGGTTGCTGCAGCGGCAGTCCTTCTCGTTGTGCCTGCATATATATATAACTTCAAGCCAATCAAGGAGATTGTCCTCTTTGGAGAACTCCTGGCTGTTACAGCCATTACAATGTGCATACTCTTCATTCTGGTAGACATGGGGAGACCTGAGAGGGTGTGGCATCTTATGCCCATTATCGGTACGATGAACTTTCCATCTTCGCTCCTTGCATGGGATGTGTTGGTGCTGAACGGCTACCTTGCAATAAACTTCCTTATTTCATTTTATGTCTTATATAAAATGTCACACAGCAAGGAATACAGTATCCAGCTAATCAAGCCGTTGATTTTAATTTCGATTCCGTGGGCAATCAGTATCCATACGGTTACCGCCTTTCTTTACAATGGCCTGTCGGCCAGGCCTTTCTGGAATGCATCAATCCTGGCGCCGAGGTTCATTGCCTCAGCCCTGAGTTCCGGCCCTGCACTCATGATAATTATATTCCAGATTGTCAGAAAAGTTTCCAGGATAGAGATAGATAACAAGGCGATATTCAAGATTGCTGAATTGATAGCCTATGCCATAGGCTTGAACCTCTTCCTGTTCGGTGCTGAATTCTTTAAGGAGTTCTATTCCGGGAGCATCCATCTTGCACCTATGGAATACCTCTACTTTGGCCTGCATGGCAAAACAGCCCTCGTTCCCTGGATGTGGAGTGCGCTGATATTTAATATAACGGCCTTTCTCATCTTTCTGAGTCCGACGGCCAGAGAAAATTTCCTTACCCTGAACATTGCATGTGTTTTAATAATTGCAGGCGTTTATATAGAGAAGGGCATGGGCCTTGTAGTGCCGGGTTTTGTTCCTGGGGTATTGGGGGAGATTTATGAGTATTCACCTTCATGGACCGAGAAGAGTATCACCCTGGGCATATGGGCTACCGGAGCGATGCTTTATACACTGCTTCTGAAATTTGCAATGCCTATTTATACCGGAGAACTGCGGTTTTTGTCAAAAACCGGTAAGTAA